In the genome of Pediococcus claussenii ATCC BAA-344, one region contains:
- the phoU gene encoding phosphate signaling complex protein PhoU, whose product MRGIFDEELKRLLNKFTEMGINVSEQIYRATKSFVDHDRELAQQVIDADDEINEQEIKLEDQALNLIALKQPVASDFRKVIVVLKASSDLERIGDHAVGIAKETIRIKGKQRDQKIEDEIADMTNTVRSMLDITIDAYVKGDSALAEQVIEANKKIDQRYNQIRKDSLANMKSDPNAITGGTGYLWVASYLERIGDHITNVVEWILYNKTGKITELSSDIVE is encoded by the coding sequence ATGCGCGGAATATTTGATGAGGAGTTAAAGAGACTTTTGAACAAGTTTACTGAGATGGGAATTAATGTTAGTGAACAAATTTACAGGGCAACCAAATCTTTTGTGGATCATGACCGTGAGCTTGCACAACAAGTTATTGATGCGGATGATGAGATTAATGAACAAGAGATAAAGCTGGAAGACCAAGCACTTAATTTAATTGCGCTTAAGCAGCCGGTTGCTTCCGATTTTAGAAAGGTAATCGTTGTATTAAAAGCAAGTTCTGATTTGGAACGAATAGGTGATCATGCTGTTGGAATTGCGAAAGAAACTATTCGTATTAAAGGAAAACAACGGGATCAAAAGATTGAAGATGAGATTGCTGATATGACTAATACTGTTCGGAGTATGCTAGATATCACTATTGATGCATACGTCAAAGGCGATAGTGCGCTGGCAGAACAAGTGATTGAAGCAAATAAGAAGATTGATCAACGTTATAATCAAATCCGAAAAGATAGTTTGGCGAATATGAAGTCAGATCCAAATGCAATAACTGGTGGAACCGGATACTTATGGGTGGCAAGTTATTTGGAGCGGATTGGTGATCACATCACGAATGTTGTGGAGTGGATTCTTTATAATAAAACAGGAAAGATTACCGAATTAAGTTCGGACATAGTAGAGTAA
- the pstB gene encoding phosphate ABC transporter ATP-binding protein PstB, with translation MKNYDLAQNSIKTFDEKTEIALSTKNLQVYYGDNHAMHDASLSFPRYSISALIGASGSGKSTYLRSLNRMNDGVARVDGEIMYRDLDINSNAVDVYQVRRRIGMVFQRPNPFAKSIYDNIALPLREMGIKNKTEIDDIVEKSLKQAALWDEVKDNLKKSALALSGGQQQRLCIARAIAMSPDILLLDEPASALDPISTSRIEMTLQELKKNFTIIIVTHSMEQASRASDYTAFFHMGHIIEFNETQKVFTKPNMKITEDYISGNFG, from the coding sequence TTGAAAAATTATGATCTAGCACAAAATTCAATTAAAACGTTCGATGAAAAAACAGAAATAGCACTTTCAACCAAAAATTTGCAAGTTTACTACGGTGATAATCATGCTATGCACGATGCTTCATTGTCCTTTCCACGTTATTCGATTTCAGCACTAATCGGTGCGTCTGGTTCTGGGAAATCCACTTATTTACGGAGCCTAAATCGGATGAACGACGGAGTTGCAAGAGTTGATGGAGAGATTATGTATCGTGATTTGGATATTAATTCAAATGCGGTTGATGTCTATCAGGTTAGAAGAAGAATAGGGATGGTATTTCAACGGCCTAACCCGTTTGCCAAATCAATTTACGATAATATTGCTCTTCCCTTACGTGAAATGGGAATTAAAAATAAAACAGAGATTGATGATATTGTTGAAAAAAGCTTAAAACAGGCTGCTTTGTGGGATGAAGTGAAGGACAATTTGAAAAAAAGTGCTTTGGCCTTATCAGGCGGACAACAGCAGCGTCTATGTATCGCACGAGCCATCGCAATGAGTCCCGATATTTTACTATTAGATGAGCCAGCTAGTGCTTTAGATCCTATTTCTACGTCTCGGATTGAGATGACATTACAGGAGTTAAAGAAAAACTTCACCATAATAATTGTAACGCATAGTATGGAGCAGGCCTCGCGGGCAAGCGATTATACTGCTTTCTTCCATATGGGACATATTATTGAATTTAACGAAACACAAAAAGTTTTTACGAAACCAAACATGAAAATTACTGAAGATTATATTTCAGGAAACTTTGGATAA
- the prfB gene encoding peptide chain release factor 2 (programmed frameshift), producing MELSEARHEIENMRKEVQDFRGSLDLDGLSESISVNESKMAESDFWNDSVEAQALIDQNNILKEKYDNFERLQKHVENLEVTLELLESEPDAEMQADLEAEIEETNKLLRDYRLGLLLNGPYDANNAILEIHPGAGGTESQDWGSMLFRMYTRWAEQHKFKVQVEDYQPGDVAGINSVTIRIIGHNVYGYLRSEKGVHRLVRLSPFDSAGRRHTSFASVDVMPELDESVEVNINPDDLRVDVYRSSGAGGQHINKTSSAVRITHLPTGIVAASQAERSQLQNRATAMSMLKAKLFELEEEKKAQEKAALEGIQLDIGWGSQIRSYVFHPYSMVKDHRTNFETANVQGVMDGDLDGFINAYLQWKLQQENPQ from the exons ATGGAATTAAGTGAAGCGCGCCATGAAATAGAAAATATGCGAAAAGAAGTCCAAGACTTTAGGGGGTCTCTT GACTTAGATGGCTTGAGCGAAAGTATTTCGGTTAACGAATCTAAGATGGCAGAGAGTGACTTTTGGAATGACTCAGTAGAAGCTCAGGCGTTAATTGATCAAAATAATATTTTAAAAGAAAAATATGACAATTTTGAGCGATTGCAGAAACATGTTGAAAATTTAGAAGTAACCCTTGAATTGTTGGAATCTGAACCTGATGCTGAAATGCAGGCGGATTTGGAGGCCGAGATTGAAGAAACTAATAAATTATTAAGAGATTATCGTTTGGGTTTGTTATTGAATGGCCCTTATGACGCTAATAATGCAATCTTAGAGATTCATCCTGGAGCTGGTGGGACAGAGTCACAAGATTGGGGTTCAATGTTGTTTAGAATGTACACGAGATGGGCAGAACAGCATAAATTTAAAGTACAAGTTGAAGATTATCAACCTGGAGATGTTGCAGGAATAAACAGTGTAACGATTAGAATTATTGGACATAATGTCTATGGTTATTTGCGTTCTGAAAAAGGAGTTCACCGGCTTGTAAGATTGTCACCTTTTGACTCTGCTGGACGTCGTCACACTTCATTTGCATCGGTTGATGTTATGCCTGAACTAGATGAATCGGTAGAAGTAAACATCAACCCAGATGATTTACGAGTTGACGTTTATCGTTCTAGTGGGGCTGGCGGGCAACATATAAACAAAACGTCTTCAGCAGTTCGGATTACACATTTGCCAACTGGGATTGTAGCTGCAAGCCAAGCGGAACGATCACAACTACAAAATCGAGCCACTGCAATGAGCATGTTGAAAGCTAAATTATTTGAGTTAGAAGAGGAAAAAAAGGCACAGGAAAAGGCTGCTTTAGAAGGAATTCAACTTGATATTGGGTGGGGGTCTCAAATCCGATCTTACGTTTTTCATCCGTATTCAATGGTAAAAGACCATCGAACCAATTTTGAAACAGCTAATGTTCAAGGTGTTATGGATGGTGACTTAGATGGATTTATTAATGCATATCTCCAGTGGAAGTTACAGCAGGAAAATCCCCAATAG
- the pstA gene encoding phosphate ABC transporter permease PstA, which yields MNAKTADKIATGVIYCLVGIVVLILVFLIGFILWTGLPYVSWDFLTGSANAMGGSGGIGDQLFNSFYLLLLTLLISFPIALGAAIYLSEYAKQNWFTDLIRITIEVLSSLPSVVVGLFGFLLFVIQFKLGFSIISGAIALTFFNLPILTRNIENSLQDVPNLQREAGMSLGLSKWRTVIKVVLPVALPGILTGIILSAGRVFGEAAALIYTAGQSSPSINYGDWNPLNPTSPLNIFRPAETLAVHIWKINSEGVMPNANQISAGTSAVLIIAILLFNFLARWLGGRLYRRITASK from the coding sequence ATGAACGCAAAAACAGCTGATAAGATTGCAACTGGTGTGATTTACTGTTTAGTTGGCATTGTTGTTTTAATTTTAGTTTTTCTGATCGGTTTTATTCTCTGGACGGGACTTCCATACGTATCGTGGGACTTTCTAACTGGATCAGCCAATGCCATGGGTGGTAGTGGTGGAATCGGTGATCAACTATTTAATTCGTTTTACTTATTGTTATTAACGTTACTGATTTCATTTCCAATTGCGTTGGGTGCTGCCATTTACTTATCAGAATACGCTAAGCAGAACTGGTTTACAGATTTAATCAGAATTACAATTGAAGTTTTAAGTTCGCTTCCATCGGTTGTTGTGGGGCTTTTCGGTTTTCTACTGTTTGTAATTCAATTTAAGCTAGGATTTTCGATTATTTCTGGGGCGATTGCCTTAACATTTTTTAATCTACCGATTCTGACAAGGAATATTGAAAATTCATTACAAGATGTTCCTAATTTACAACGTGAAGCTGGAATGTCTTTGGGGCTTTCAAAGTGGCGAACTGTAATAAAAGTTGTTTTGCCTGTTGCACTTCCTGGAATCTTGACTGGGATCATTTTGAGTGCTGGTCGTGTTTTTGGCGAAGCAGCCGCTTTAATTTATACCGCCGGACAGAGTTCGCCAAGCATCAATTACGGGGATTGGAACCCACTAAATCCAACTAGCCCACTTAATATCTTTAGGCCAGCGGAAACTTTGGCTGTTCATATTTGGAAGATTAATTCGGAAGGCGTTATGCCAAACGCAAATCAAATTTCAGCAGGGACATCTGCCGTACTGATTATTGCCATACTATTATTTAACTTCCTAGCACGTTGGCTAGGTGGAAGATTATATCGTCGTATTACGGCTAGCAAATAA
- the pstB gene encoding phosphate ABC transporter ATP-binding protein PstB: MTPLLTSENVRLYYGENEALHGVDLDFDKNQITALIGPSGSGKSTYLRSLNRMNDLIPDVTITGTIKLDGDDIYAPRVDVVELRKKVGMVFQQPNPFPFSVYENVIYGLKLAGEKDRQLLDQRVEESLKSAAVWEETKDHLHDSALSFSGGQQQRICIARVLAVKPEIILMDEPTSALDPISSSKIEDTILALKKVYTVAIVTHSMHQASRISDKTAFFLDGKLVEQGPTEKIFLNPDRQETSDYLNGKFG, from the coding sequence ATGACACCACTTTTAACAAGTGAAAATGTGCGCCTTTACTATGGTGAAAATGAGGCTTTACATGGAGTTGATTTGGATTTCGATAAAAATCAAATCACGGCTCTTATTGGACCATCAGGTAGTGGTAAATCAACCTATTTAAGAAGTCTTAATCGAATGAATGATCTTATTCCAGACGTGACAATTACAGGAACAATTAAGCTTGATGGTGATGATATCTATGCGCCAAGGGTTGATGTTGTGGAGCTCCGAAAGAAGGTTGGAATGGTCTTTCAGCAACCCAACCCATTTCCTTTCTCGGTTTACGAAAATGTTATTTATGGTTTGAAACTTGCCGGTGAAAAAGATAGGCAACTGCTTGATCAGCGCGTTGAGGAGAGTTTAAAAAGCGCGGCAGTCTGGGAAGAGACCAAAGATCATTTGCATGATAGTGCATTATCATTTTCTGGTGGGCAACAGCAAAGAATATGTATTGCACGCGTTTTAGCAGTTAAACCGGAGATTATTTTAATGGACGAACCTACAAGTGCGCTTGATCCAATTTCTAGTTCAAAAATCGAAGATACGATTTTAGCATTGAAAAAAGTCTATACAGTAGCAATTGTCACTCACAGTATGCATCAGGCATCAAGAATTTCCGATAAAACTGCATTTTTTTTAGACGGAAAATTAGTTGAACAGGGACCAACTGAAAAGATTTTCCTAAATCCTGACCGACAAGAAACTAGTGATTATTTAAACGGAAAATTTGGATAA
- a CDS encoding phosphate ABC transporter substrate-binding protein PstS family protein, translating into MHKRLALLFSLLGMVFIVAACGNNSASKSGSKNVTIVGSTALQPLVEKASNEYKTQNSKLNITVQGGGSGTGLSQVQQGSVDVGDSDIFAGQQDGIKASKIVDHKVAVVGIAPVINKDVKITNISKDDLMKIFTGKITNWKSVGGPDKKIVVINRAQGSGVRKTFEQSILGGKEAMTSQEKDSNGTVQKIVSSTPGAISYLAFSYVNKDLKALKIDGVEPNDSNVTTNKWKIWSYEHMYTQKKPSKATMDFIKYMDSKAVQNKLVKQLGYISIHDMKVELTSDLKIKPIEGR; encoded by the coding sequence ATGCATAAAAGATTGGCATTATTGTTTAGTTTGTTGGGAATGGTTTTTATTGTTGCGGCATGTGGAAATAATTCGGCTTCAAAAAGCGGGAGTAAGAACGTAACGATTGTTGGGTCTACTGCGCTTCAGCCACTAGTTGAAAAAGCATCGAATGAGTATAAAACACAGAATTCTAAGTTAAATATTACTGTGCAAGGTGGGGGATCTGGAACTGGACTAAGCCAAGTACAACAAGGCTCAGTTGATGTGGGAGATTCTGATATTTTTGCAGGACAGCAAGATGGAATCAAAGCAAGCAAGATTGTTGATCATAAGGTTGCGGTTGTTGGAATTGCACCAGTAATTAATAAAGATGTTAAGATTACGAATATTTCAAAAGACGATTTAATGAAAATTTTCACCGGAAAAATTACTAATTGGAAGAGTGTGGGTGGACCCGATAAAAAGATTGTGGTTATCAATCGCGCACAGGGGAGTGGAGTTCGAAAAACGTTTGAACAATCTATTCTAGGTGGAAAAGAAGCAATGACATCGCAGGAAAAAGATTCAAATGGTACGGTTCAAAAAATCGTCAGTTCAACTCCTGGAGCAATTAGTTATCTAGCATTTTCTTATGTAAATAAGGATTTGAAAGCATTAAAAATTGATGGTGTAGAGCCAAATGATAGTAATGTGACAACTAACAAATGGAAGATTTGGTCATATGAGCACATGTACACTCAAAAGAAACCAAGTAAGGCAACAATGGACTTTATCAAGTACATGGATTCTAAAGCTGTTCAAAATAAATTAGTAAAACAACTTGGTTATATTTCAATTCATGATATGAAAGTAGAATTAACAAGTGATCTGAAGATAAAACCAATTGAAGGGAGATAG
- a CDS encoding response regulator transcription factor, with amino-acid sequence MARKILVVDDEPSIVTLIQYNLEQELYEVEAVGDGIEAVKRAQNNNFDFIIMDLMLPGQDGFEATKAIRKFNPDVPILMLTAKTGEIDKVMGLELGADDYLTKPFSPQELLSRMKAIWRRTDRYSKSNVKNSGASNDAGVEINLKRKIVTKNSKPIELTPNEFKLLEYLYENSGQVLSREQILNSVWGYEFGGQTRIVDLHVSHLRDKLEDDPKHPNIIRTVRGFGYEFSQR; translated from the coding sequence ATGGCTAGAAAAATTTTAGTGGTTGATGATGAGCCTTCAATTGTCACGTTAATTCAGTACAATTTGGAGCAAGAATTGTATGAAGTTGAGGCGGTTGGAGATGGAATTGAAGCAGTTAAAAGGGCTCAAAACAATAATTTTGATTTTATTATTATGGACTTAATGCTTCCTGGACAAGATGGTTTCGAAGCAACCAAGGCAATTAGAAAGTTTAATCCGGATGTTCCAATTTTGATGTTGACTGCCAAAACTGGAGAAATTGATAAAGTCATGGGTCTTGAGCTTGGAGCGGATGATTATCTAACAAAACCGTTTAGTCCGCAGGAGTTGCTATCAAGAATGAAAGCGATCTGGCGAAGAACAGACCGCTATAGTAAAAGTAATGTGAAAAATAGTGGTGCTAGTAATGATGCCGGAGTAGAAATTAATTTAAAACGGAAAATAGTAACAAAGAATAGCAAGCCAATTGAACTAACTCCAAATGAATTTAAACTGCTGGAATACTTATATGAAAATTCTGGACAGGTTCTTTCACGTGAACAGATTTTAAATTCAGTATGGGGATACGAGTTTGGTGGGCAAACAAGAATCGTTGATTTACATGTAAGTCATTTACGTGATAAGTTGGAAGATGATCCTAAGCATCCCAACATCATTCGAACGGTAAGAGGTTTTGGCTATGAATTTTCTCAAAGATAA
- the hprK gene encoding HPr(Ser) kinase/phosphatase, which yields MADSVSVSELVKKIRLDVYSGKEFLKERNVTVSDISRPGLELTNYFKFYPHERVQLFGQTEISYAKDMMSTDDRRDIFNRMAMSDTPAFVISRGLPIPAELMEASKNNQVPILGSNLPTSRLLSNMTNYLESHLAERESVHGELMEIYGLGVLITGDSGIGKSETALDLIKRGHRLIADDRVDVYQQDEQTLVGEAPKILQHLLEIRGVGIIDVMNLFGAGAVRGHTDINLIVHLQNWDKETQFDRLGNGETFRKFFDVEIPKITVPVRVGRNLGDIIEAAAMNFRARNMGYDATKVFDDNLNELIRDNSKK from the coding sequence ATGGCCGATAGTGTTTCAGTTTCAGAATTAGTCAAAAAAATTCGATTGGATGTTTATTCAGGTAAGGAGTTTTTGAAAGAAAGAAACGTAACCGTTAGTGATATTTCACGTCCAGGGTTGGAGTTAACTAATTATTTCAAATTCTACCCGCATGAACGAGTACAGCTGTTTGGTCAGACTGAGATTTCTTATGCCAAGGATATGATGTCGACTGATGACCGACGTGATATTTTTAATCGCATGGCAATGTCTGATACGCCTGCGTTTGTTATTTCACGGGGGTTACCGATCCCAGCAGAACTAATGGAAGCTTCCAAAAATAATCAGGTGCCAATACTGGGGTCGAACTTGCCAACTTCACGTTTACTAAGTAACATGACTAATTATTTAGAAAGTCACTTAGCGGAGCGAGAATCTGTGCACGGTGAATTAATGGAAATTTATGGTTTAGGTGTTCTAATTACCGGAGATTCTGGAATTGGTAAGAGCGAAACTGCACTTGATTTGATTAAGCGTGGACATCGTTTAATTGCAGATGATCGTGTTGATGTATACCAACAAGACGAGCAAACCCTTGTTGGGGAGGCTCCCAAAATTCTACAGCACCTTTTAGAGATTAGAGGGGTTGGTATCATTGATGTTATGAATTTATTTGGTGCGGGTGCCGTCCGTGGCCATACAGATATAAACTTAATTGTGCACTTACAAAACTGGGACAAGGAAACTCAGTTTGATCGTTTAGGTAATGGTGAAACTTTTAGAAAGTTTTTTGATGTTGAGATTCCTAAGATAACCGTACCGGTCCGAGTTGGTAGAAATTTAGGTGATATCATTGAAGCTGCAGCCATGAACTTCCGGGCACGTAATATGGGTTATGATGCGACTAAGGTTTTTGATGATAATTTAAATGAATTGATTCGTGACAATTCAAAAAAATGA
- a CDS encoding PspC domain-containing protein codes for MNSNEKRKLLKSNDRIFTGVAGGFAEYLNLDKTLMRLIFAALILISHGLGLIVYIILAFAMSDKSNYQKGFFSSMRDGMRGQAQNDSKKRKEIKNVEEKDVSDDK; via the coding sequence TTGAATTCAAATGAAAAAAGAAAGCTTTTAAAATCAAACGATCGTATTTTTACCGGAGTTGCCGGTGGCTTTGCTGAGTATTTAAACTTAGATAAGACTTTAATGAGGTTGATCTTTGCAGCTTTGATTCTGATTAGTCATGGATTGGGTTTGATCGTTTATATAATTTTGGCATTTGCAATGTCTGATAAATCAAATTACCAAAAGGGATTTTTCAGCTCGATGCGTGATGGAATGCGTGGTCAAGCACAGAATGATTCGAAAAAGAGAAAAGAGATTAAAAATGTCGAGGAAAAAGATGTTTCCGATGATAAATAA
- a CDS encoding sensor histidine kinase produces MNFLKDKVTIRTLQFTILSLIGNSFMAFLVYKLMVKEHPNFTSVNLTLLAIVIALITVIESIVFWSNQRNIFERQKLFRESLKKILKDDKAKRIVLDKDDPFYDLANAINLINSHNRHQVHEIVNQKNELRAIMDNLPVGILVINRHRELQISNHYARKQFNITDLNVPHPYSMDLQNSEVSKLIEQSFESHQTSFGHIQFDDQHTYEVSVVYSPKAHHRFEIVVLLYDISEEMRAKQVEEDFINNASHELRTPITSIGGFAETLLNGAKDDPETLDQFLTIIKDESGKLTQLTEDILTMSRIPKNEKKWEEVPLVETINQNIQILAKQIEQRHLQINMNIKNDQEVNVIKKDFYQIVKNLLSNAISYNIDGGQIIFDYAEDTKGWSLTVRDTGEGIPNDQINRIFERFYRVDGVRSTEPIGGTGLGLAIVKEAVEDMNGKISVKSILNTGTEITIRFKK; encoded by the coding sequence ATGAATTTTCTCAAAGATAAAGTTACAATACGAACTCTTCAATTTACCATCTTAAGCTTGATTGGCAATTCATTTATGGCATTTTTGGTTTACAAATTAATGGTTAAGGAACATCCCAATTTTACGAGTGTTAATTTAACGTTATTAGCAATTGTGATTGCATTAATTACAGTAATTGAATCAATTGTTTTTTGGAGTAATCAACGAAATATTTTTGAAAGACAAAAACTGTTTAGAGAAAGCCTTAAAAAAATCTTGAAAGACGATAAGGCTAAACGGATTGTATTGGATAAGGATGATCCTTTTTATGACTTAGCCAATGCTATTAATTTAATTAATTCGCACAATCGACACCAAGTCCACGAAATTGTTAATCAAAAGAATGAATTGCGAGCGATTATGGATAATCTCCCAGTTGGGATACTTGTGATCAATCGGCATCGTGAATTACAAATTTCCAATCACTACGCGCGAAAACAGTTTAATATAACGGATTTAAATGTACCTCATCCATATAGTATGGACTTACAAAACTCTGAGGTATCAAAGCTGATTGAACAAAGTTTTGAAAGTCACCAGACTTCTTTTGGACACATTCAATTTGATGATCAGCATACCTATGAAGTTTCAGTTGTTTATAGCCCTAAGGCACATCATCGCTTTGAAATTGTCGTTCTTTTGTATGATATTTCTGAGGAGATGCGGGCAAAACAAGTCGAGGAAGATTTTATTAACAATGCTTCTCATGAACTTAGGACGCCGATTACTTCGATTGGAGGATTTGCAGAAACATTATTGAACGGGGCCAAGGATGATCCTGAAACATTAGATCAATTTCTGACGATTATTAAAGACGAAAGTGGTAAGTTAACGCAATTAACTGAAGATATACTGACTATGTCGCGAATTCCGAAGAACGAAAAAAAATGGGAAGAAGTCCCATTAGTTGAGACGATTAATCAAAACATACAAATCTTAGCCAAACAGATTGAACAGCGTCATTTGCAGATTAACATGAATATTAAGAATGACCAGGAAGTTAATGTGATAAAAAAGGATTTTTACCAAATAGTTAAAAATCTATTATCAAATGCAATTAGTTATAACATTGATGGCGGACAAATTATCTTTGACTATGCTGAAGATACAAAGGGGTGGAGTTTGACTGTTCGTGATACCGGTGAAGGGATCCCCAATGATCAGATTAACCGTATTTTTGAACGCTTTTATCGAGTTGATGGAGTTAGAAGTACAGAGCCTATTGGTGGTACTGGACTAGGCTTAGCGATTGTAAAAGAAGCTGTTGAAGATATGAACGGAAAAATTAGCGTAAAATCAATTTTAAATACGGGTACTGAAATCACAATTCGATTTAAGAAGTAA
- a CDS encoding phage holin family protein, whose amino-acid sequence MRFWQRVIIDAILFIALTGFFQQSGAFRVSSIWIALAASLVLAILNASIKPILQIISLPITILTLGLFSIIINALMLSLTSLLVGSTVFYFASFGTTMLVAIVLSVCNAIISNYFNRGV is encoded by the coding sequence ATGCGTTTTTGGCAGAGAGTTATTATAGATGCAATTTTGTTTATTGCTTTAACAGGTTTTTTTCAACAATCAGGAGCTTTTCGAGTATCAAGCATTTGGATTGCGCTTGCAGCCAGTTTAGTGTTGGCAATATTGAACGCTAGCATCAAGCCAATTCTGCAAATAATATCGTTACCAATCACCATTTTAACGTTAGGGCTGTTCAGTATAATTATTAATGCACTGATGCTCTCATTGACCTCATTGCTAGTAGGGTCAACTGTCTTCTACTTTGCTAGCTTTGGGACGACAATGCTTGTGGCAATTGTCCTTTCAGTTTGTAACGCAATTATTTCTAACTACTTCAATCGTGGCGTATAG
- the pstC gene encoding phosphate ABC transporter permease subunit PstC translates to MEPIKQELTKKSRAAKQDQRGQLIAGLSIVLIMLVVLSILYMITSRGLATFTQDHISVVDFFTKTVWNPGSLGKNGQPLVGALPMIIGSFMVTVLAALLATPFAVATAVFMSEIANKRGQKILQPVIELLVGIPSVVYGFIGLVVVVPITRHFFGGTGFGILSGTFVLFVMILPTITSMYIDSLKAVPRFYREASLALGATRWQTLYKVIVRSSISGLLTAIIFGMARAFGEALAVQMVIGNAALMPDGLLTPAATLTSVLTTGIGNTVMGTLPNNALWTLALILLFMSLFFNLITRYIGRKGELK, encoded by the coding sequence ATGGAGCCAATCAAACAGGAACTAACAAAGAAGTCTCGGGCTGCTAAACAGGACCAAAGAGGGCAGCTCATTGCGGGACTAAGTATAGTTCTAATTATGCTCGTGGTGTTATCAATCCTTTACATGATAACCTCACGTGGATTGGCAACTTTCACTCAAGATCATATAAGTGTGGTGGATTTTTTCACTAAGACGGTTTGGAACCCGGGATCGCTCGGTAAGAACGGTCAACCACTGGTTGGGGCATTACCAATGATTATAGGATCATTCATGGTAACAGTCTTAGCGGCCTTACTTGCAACGCCATTTGCGGTTGCAACGGCCGTTTTTATGAGTGAAATTGCTAATAAAAGAGGACAAAAAATATTGCAACCGGTGATTGAACTATTAGTTGGAATTCCATCAGTAGTTTATGGCTTTATTGGTTTAGTTGTTGTAGTGCCAATCACCCGGCACTTTTTCGGGGGAACCGGGTTTGGAATTCTATCAGGAACGTTCGTACTTTTTGTTATGATCCTGCCAACCATTACTTCAATGTACATTGATAGTTTAAAAGCAGTTCCTCGATTTTATCGAGAGGCTTCATTGGCACTCGGTGCGACAAGGTGGCAAACCCTGTATAAAGTTATTGTACGTTCTTCAATTTCAGGGTTATTGACAGCTATTATTTTTGGAATGGCTAGAGCTTTTGGTGAAGCGCTCGCTGTACAAATGGTAATCGGAAATGCGGCCTTGATGCCAGATGGGTTACTAACACCTGCGGCAACACTTACTAGTGTGCTAACGACTGGGATTGGAAATACAGTTATGGGAACACTTCCAAATAATGCGCTCTGGACGCTTGCGTTAATTCTATTATTTATGTCATTGTTCTTTAACTTAATTACACGATACATCGGGAGAAAGGGGGAACTGAAATGA